The Quercus robur chromosome 7, dhQueRobu3.1, whole genome shotgun sequence genome has a segment encoding these proteins:
- the LOC126691721 gene encoding pentatricopeptide repeat-containing protein At2g37320, with amino-acid sequence MNGIVRQSCSRKKLSHSFQTLSQPKPFTSHKWKHTPQNKRRLDKALRVLDLITPKPSTVTSTRQTHLRLVQNILPTEDFAATNAKFGITDVFDEMLESYSRKSFVDASVLSHAVSSCGSMRNLRGGIQYHCSAIRTGFVENVYVGSSLISLYGKCAELENAYRMFEEMPVRNVVSWTAIIAAFAQEWQVDVCLDLFHQMRNSTWKPNEFTFTSLLSACTGSGALGHGRSAHCQTIQMGFDSYIHTANALVSMYCKCGAVEDALYIFEKIDGKDIVSWNSMIAGYAQHGLALQAIDLYEEMKKQSIEPDAITFLGVLSSCRHAGLIKEGWFYFNSMVELRVQPDLDHYSCVVDLLGRAGLLDEAKDFIEKMPIYPNAVIWGSLLSSSRLHGSVWIGIHAAENRLLLEPSCSATLVQLANLYASVGYWDRAAGVRKLMKDRGLKTKPGYSWVEIKDNVCQFRAEDRSNPRMAEIVFVLDILVDHMKTLGYEAEMHEEVDNALFSIGIS; translated from the coding sequence ATGAATGGAATTGTTCGACAAAGCTGTTCCAGGAAGAAACTTTCTCATAGTTTTCAAACACTATCACAGCCTAAACCTTTTACTTCACACAAATGGAAACACACACCACAAAACAAGAGGCGGCTAGACAAAGCACTGAGAGTTCTCGACCTTATCACACCCAAACCCAGTACTGTCACCTCAACTCGACAAACCCACCTTCGTCTCGTTCAAAACATATTACCCACTGAGGATTTTGCTGCTACAAATGCAAAGTTCGGAATCACAGacgtgtttgatgaaatgcttgAATCGTATTCTAGGAAGAGTTTTGTTGACGCGAGTGTTTTGTCACATGCTGTGAGTTCGTGCGGGTCTATGCGTAATCTGCGTGGCGGTATTCAGTATCATTGCTCTGCAATAAGAACTGGCTTTGTTGAGAATGTTTACGTGGGGAGCTCTTTGATCAGTCTGTATGGCAAATGTGCGGAGTTAGAAAATGCTTATAGGATGTTTGAAGAAATGCCTGTGAGAAATGTGGTGTCGTGGACAGCTATTATTGCTGCATTTGCACAAGAGTGGCAGGTTGATGTGTGTTTGGACCTTTTCCATCAGATGAGGAATTCGACGTGGAAACCGAATGAATTTACTTTCACAAGTCTTCTGAGTGCTTGTACTGGTAGTGGAGCTCTTGGGCATGGGAGAAGTGCTCATTGCCAAACAATTCAAATGGGTTTCGATTCATACATCCACACTGCTAATGCTCTCGTCTCAATGTATTGCAAATGTGGGGCTGTTGAAGATGCGCTTTACATTTTTGAAAAGATTGATGGTAAAGATATTGTATCGTGGAACTCAATGATTGCGGGGTATGCCCAGCATGGGCTTGCACTGCAGGCAATTGATCTTTATGAAGAAATGAAGAAGCAAAGCATTGAACCTGATGCCATTACTTTCCTTGGTGTCCTCTCTTCATGTCGTCATGCAGGTCTTATTAAAGAAGGATGGTTCTACTTCAATTCAATGGTTGAACTGCGTGTGCAGCCGGATCTAGATCACTATTCGTGTGTCGTTGATCTTCTTGGCCGGGCTGGGCTATTGGATGAAGCTaaagattttattgaaaaaatgcCTATCTATCCTAATGCTGTTATATGGGGCTCCCTGCTATCTTCTTCTAGGCTTCACGGGAGTGTTTGGATTGGCATCCACGCTGCAGAGAACAGGCTGTTGCTGGAACCAAGTTGCTCTGCTACCCTTGTGCAATTGGCAAATTTGTATGCCAGCGTGGGGTACTGGGATCGGGCAGCTGGAGTGCGGAAATTGATGAAAGATAGAGGGCTAAAAACAAAACCAGGGTATAGTTGGGTTGAAATAAAAGATAACGTGTGCCAATTTAGGGCAGAAGACAGGTCAAACCCTAGAATGgctgaaattgtttttgtgttggACATTTTGGTAGACCATATGAAAACTTTAGGTTATGAGgctgaaatgcatgaagaagtTGACAATGCTTTATTTTCGATAGGGATAAGTTAA
- the LOC126691722 gene encoding dirigent protein 17-like, translating into MENTSTEQEPESSSTGIFKLPGEPAIVINGVPNVSAIDSTPVLGNTVNDAERNRNTSFGDWLEGRVVQKLFGNRYFSGVVTEFDREAGWYRVVYEDGDFEDLDWHELEEVLQPLDITVPLRSLALKTNKKIQKLLHKSGKNVAQSRARRVKHVGSRGKKIVEYQEAS; encoded by the coding sequence atggAAAACACAAGCACAGAGCAGGAACCAGAGTCTTCATCAACAGGGATTTTCAAGTTACCAGGAGAACCGGCTATTGTCATTAACGGGGTCCCTAATGTATCTGCAATTGACAGCACTCCTGTTCTCGGTAATACGGTGAATGATGCAGAAAGAAACAGAAATACATCTTTTGGTGATTGGTTAGAAGGAAGGGTAGTTCAGAAGTTGTTTGGGAATCGATACTTTTCTGGTGTGGTTACCGAGTTTGACAGAGAAGCGGGCTGGTACAGGGTGGTGTATGAAGATGGTGACTTTGAAGATCTTGACTGGCATGAGTTGGAAGAGGTGCTTCAGCCTTTAGATATAACAGTTCCACTGAGATCATTAGCACTGAAGACTaacaagaaaatccaaaaacttCTTCATAAATCTGGCAAAAATGTGGCTCAATCTCGGGCTCGCCGGGTAAAACATGTGGGAAGTAGGGGTAAGAAGATTGTGGAGTATCAAGAGGCATCATAG